The genomic interval CCCGCGTCCACACCGAGCGAGGCCAGGAGGCCATCGTCGAACGCGAGAGCCACGTCTACAAGTGGGAACTCGCCGGGTTCGCCCAGCACTCCCAGCTCCAGGTCCGGCCCGTCGAGGGCGACGAGCGGGGCGTCGTCTCGCCCGCGCAGGTCCACGACGCGTACGTCGAGGCCGACGGCCACCGCCCCGGCACGGGACTGCTCACGCTGGAGAACACCCACAACTCGAAGGGTGGCAGCGCCATCGCGCCGCCCGCCATCGACACCGTCGCGGACGCGGCCCACGACCTCGGCGTCCCGGTCCACCTCGACGGCGCGCGACTCGCCAACGCCGCCGTCGCGCACGACGCGCCGCTCCACCGGTTCACCCACGAGGTGGACTCGACGATGATGTGCCTCTCGAAGGGGCTCGGCGCGCCCGTCGGGTCGATGCTCGCCGGGAGCGAGTCGTTCGTCGACGACGCCCGCCGGGTCAGGAAGTTGCTCGGCGGCGGGATGCGACAGGCGGGGATGATAGCCGCGCCGGGACTGCTCGCACTGGAGAACGTCGAGCGACTCGCGGAGGACCACGAGAACGCCGAACTGCTCGCGGCGGGGCTCGAAGACGTGCCCGGCGTCACGCCGTTCCAGCCCGAGACGAACATCGTCCTCGCGGCGACCGACGACCCGGCGGAGTCGTTCCTGGAGGAGTGTGCCGCGGTCGGCGTGCTCGGCGTGCCGTTCGACGACCACCTCGTCCGGTTCGTTACGCACTGGG from Halomarina salina carries:
- a CDS encoding threonine aldolase family protein, with the translated sequence MSEEQSPIDMRSDTVTRPNDAMREAARDAPVGDDVYREDPTVNDLESRVADLLGFEAALYVPSGTMGNQIAARVHTERGQEAIVERESHVYKWELAGFAQHSQLQVRPVEGDERGVVSPAQVHDAYVEADGHRPGTGLLTLENTHNSKGGSAIAPPAIDTVADAAHDLGVPVHLDGARLANAAVAHDAPLHRFTHEVDSTMMCLSKGLGAPVGSMLAGSESFVDDARRVRKLLGGGMRQAGMIAAPGLLALENVERLAEDHENAELLAAGLEDVPGVTPFQPETNIVLAATDDPAESFLEECAAVGVLGVPFDDHLVRFVTHWDVSRADVETALDRLRER